In Hoplias malabaricus isolate fHopMal1 chromosome 6, fHopMal1.hap1, whole genome shotgun sequence, a single window of DNA contains:
- the slc25a38a gene encoding mitochondrial glycine transporter A, producing MELSLAHPAIKAFMCGSLSGTCSTLLFQPLDLVKTRLQTLQNTMHPGSGRVGMVTVFLNVVKTENLLGLWKGVSPSFVRCIPGVGIYFSTYFSLKQHFFSHKAPGPIEAVLLGAGARSVAGVCMLPVTVIKTRFESGCYNYGSVAGALKSVCQTEGPRGLFSGLTATLIRDAPFSGIYVMFYSQAKRKLPSEISLSAYAPLANFSCGIVAGVLASLITQPADVVKTHVQVSPHLFKRTIDAVHYIYMEHGLAGFFRGAVPRSLRRTMMASMAWTVYEQLMARMGLKS from the exons ATGGAGTTATCACTG GCTCACCCTGCGATAAAGGCCTTCATGTGTGGCTCTCTGAGTGGAACCTGCTCTACATTGCTCTTCCAACCTCTGGACTTGGTCAAGACTCGTCTGCAGACCTTACAGAACACTATGCACCCTGG TTCGGGAAGGGTTGGCATGGTGACAGTTTTCCTCAATGTTGTGAAGACAGAAAACCTGCTTGGACTGTGGAAAGGAGTCTCTCCG TCATTTGTGCGCTGTATTCCAGGAGTGGGGATCTATTTCAGCACCTATTTCAGTCTGAAGCAGCACTTTTTCAGCCACAAGGCTCCGGGCCCCATAGAGGCTGTACTGCTTGGGGCTGGAGCACGGAGTGTGGCAGGAGTGTGTATGCTGCCAGTCACTGTCATCAAAACACGATTTGAG AGTGGCTGCTATAATTATGGAAGTGTGGCAGGGGCTCTGAAAAGTGTATGTCAGACTGAGGGTCCAAGGGGGCTATTCTCTGGCCTTACAGCAACTCTGATTCGAGACGCACCATTCTCTGGGATCTACGTCATGTTCTACAGCCAGGCCAAGAGAAAACTTCCCAGCG AGATAAGCCTGTCAGCCTATGCCCCCTTGGCGAACTTTAGCTGTGGGATTGTGGCTGGTGTGTTGGCTTCTCTGATCACTCAACCTGCCGATGTGGTAAAAACTCACGTCCAGGTGAGCCCCCATCTCTTCAAGAGGACCATCGACGCAGTGCACTACATCTACATG GAGCATGGTTTAGCGGGATTTTTCCGTGGTGCCGTGCCTCGCTCCCTTCGAAGGACGATGATGGCGTCAATGGCCTGGACTGTTTATGAGCAGCTAATGGCTCGAATGGGCCTCAAATCCTGA